In Saccharolobus solfataricus, a genomic segment contains:
- the slaA gene encoding S-layer protein SlaA, whose translation MNKTLGLILTSVFLLSTLGIITGFVIPTQAANSNDAAIYTIPSVTSVSNTSNIVINLFFNATSNSTVGAQASAFNYGLAINYTLDAITFTVVLPSGTSYPLIKLNAKNFANYGYYDLAHNSIVLLLNTTASSTAKELAYSYEQSIGVTPSASYKIYNYTNKTVNVNQYMNELPLSMLIYMATNGKYNNLASLPVGTKLEFTYAGVTYIIAVSPTVKLVGELLNPLYTANSKMLPGTNYAVGRSNITVAVYDNLITTTTSPFNFTLTYSSLAPALIYWFVIANTTYTNNGASTPTASFQAPPFKQYFPSNSTILYSAAPTKSSILMFNGQMNVTAHENVTLTLQTGTNIYTSPNFNVTPPGNYTFSGKLGVGFNGFIYQNGSATLTATIFNGTINFFFSSTGQKAAFTFFLVPIVPINLGDNNGATVIYNGVSLNTGFPQVVVMFNITGNFTKSGSNYLLYGSVYEAELKPLGSTQLQKLAGATDSTQFVGNLISSASSPLVSYFNYGESTTTITGTSLSFTVLMPLKFIVERLGYIYLVTFHIWGPSATVTVTGVDYHGTQIALGSFRAYVALPSFYTLPKTPLVGLTCDNMYTLAQVSDAGSVLETSTANSNANNATVIGPYDLMSNAGLHVAIYNGSKLVKSGNLGLLPNATTAPITTTITLNGQTVALTYSSAPTAIYPVDFKFEPGFSYSVTTNVIYNTSIPTYVVTVYMPLKYILQTKIVMWYVSPDYAAYFYYSSTGQYQTSNVTLTFANVTPELVMPQVFPVGKLYMPFGINDPYYVFYSSISIGPQSGVIEAVENGFNVGNITSITVELNGMNESIVLSPLNVSKLLISSNLGEVSQCSPLFTTTLFNISALASLLGLPNAAALNGSYLYVTYHDIISGAYVTNRTLLVVGQFYVMPPTTPGSVEWILTAKYINATTGIPVEISYAVVQQPSAKVVDINAANASITQIQVTGVKIVSKYATVTVMYNPSNASTIVYMNGMFVASYGGNLISSLSETSTFGVYYGAVVNLYVATGTLSSPNGTMYVVLGSHKVAVGTANLYTYAGYHFGPYTALPLVSNVTFTVQDPVTHATLTGQTTLGAFNNTPIRLAPLGVSIPQTAQYKVFYYYSTPLVLSPTSQYIVLSVTSVISYPYPFYIETVSFLGYNVTTGTPVPGTPAFQTVYSPSLGPGVVLQVPVQSYQFISLSTPSEPHTVVMFAVPFAGGPAISLYPTFLVYANVTAISS comes from the coding sequence ATGAATAAAACCCTCGGTCTAATCCTAACCTCTGTATTCCTACTATCCACTTTAGGCATAATAACTGGATTTGTAATACCAACACAAGCTGCCAACTCTAATGATGCGGCAATATACACAATACCTAGTGTTACTAGTGTAAGTAATACTTCTAATATAGTCATTAACCTATTCTTTAACGCTACTTCAAACTCTACAGTAGGCGCACAAGCATCTGCATTTAATTATGGTTTAGCAATTAACTATACTTTAGATGCCATAACGTTTACCGTGGTACTTCCAAGTGGTACGTCCTATCCACTAATAAAATTAAATGCTAAAAATTTTGCAAATTATGGATATTATGATCTAGCTCACAATTCAATAGTTTTACTATTAAATACTACTGCTTCATCCACAGCCAAAGAATTGGCATATAGTTATGAGCAAAGTATTGGAGTAACTCCTTCAGCAAGTTATAAAATTTATAATTATACTAATAAAACCGTAAATGTTAATCAATACATGAATGAGCTACCTCTATCAATGTTGATATATATGGCAACTAATGGAAAATATAACAATTTAGCATCATTACCAGTAGGTACTAAACTAGAATTCACTTACGCTGGTGTCACTTATATCATAGCAGTGTCCCCAACCGTGAAATTAGTAGGTGAGTTATTAAACCCATTGTATACAGCAAATTCAAAGATGTTACCTGGCACTAACTACGCAGTTGGAAGAAGCAACATAACCGTAGCAGTTTACGATAACTTGATTACAACTACCACATCACCATTTAACTTTACCTTAACCTATTCCTCATTAGCGCCAGCCCTAATATACTGGTTTGTAATAGCTAATACAACATATACTAATAATGGTGCTTCTACACCAACAGCTAGCTTCCAGGCTCCACCGTTTAAACAATACTTCCCATCTAATAGTACCATATTATATTCCGCAGCACCAACTAAAAGTTCGATCCTAATGTTTAATGGACAAATGAACGTCACTGCACATGAAAACGTAACGCTAACCTTACAAACCGGTACTAACATATACACATCTCCAAACTTCAACGTGACTCCACCAGGTAATTATACTTTCTCTGGTAAGTTAGGTGTTGGATTCAATGGCTTCATCTATCAAAACGGTAGTGCAACATTAACTGCAACTATATTTAATGGTACAATTAATTTCTTCTTTAGCAGTACTGGCCAGAAAGCCGCATTTACTTTCTTCCTAGTTCCGATAGTTCCAATAAACTTAGGCGATAATAATGGTGCAACAGTGATCTATAATGGGGTATCTCTCAACACTGGCTTCCCACAAGTAGTAGTAATGTTTAACATAACTGGTAATTTCACTAAATCTGGAAGTAATTATCTATTATACGGATCAGTATATGAGGCTGAGTTAAAACCGTTAGGCTCTACTCAATTACAAAAATTAGCTGGTGCAACTGATAGTACACAGTTCGTGGGTAACTTAATTTCATCCGCTTCATCACCTTTAGTATCTTACTTCAACTACGGTGAATCTACAACAACAATAACAGGAACATCATTATCCTTCACAGTGCTAATGCCATTAAAGTTCATTGTTGAGAGATTAGGCTACATCTATCTAGTAACCTTCCATATATGGGGTCCGTCAGCTACTGTAACTGTAACTGGTGTTGACTACCACGGTACCCAAATTGCACTAGGTTCCTTTAGAGCATATGTAGCACTTCCAAGCTTCTATACACTGCCAAAAACTCCATTGGTTGGCTTAACTTGCGACAACATGTATACACTAGCACAAGTAAGTGATGCTGGCTCAGTCCTAGAGACCTCCACGGCGAATTCCAATGCTAATAATGCAACTGTTATTGGACCCTATGACTTAATGTCCAATGCTGGTCTACACGTGGCAATTTACAATGGTTCTAAACTAGTGAAGAGTGGGAATTTAGGCCTATTACCCAATGCGACAACAGCTCCTATAACCACTACTATAACGCTAAATGGACAAACAGTTGCATTAACTTACTCTTCTGCTCCAACAGCGATATACCCAGTTGATTTCAAGTTTGAGCCAGGATTCAGTTACAGTGTTACAACTAACGTGATATATAATACTTCAATTCCAACCTATGTTGTGACTGTATATATGCCATTGAAATACATACTACAAACTAAAATCGTAATGTGGTATGTGAGTCCTGACTATGCTGCTTACTTCTATTATTCAAGCACTGGACAGTATCAAACTAGTAACGTAACCTTAACGTTTGCAAATGTTACTCCAGAATTAGTAATGCCACAAGTATTCCCGGTTGGCAAACTATACATGCCCTTCGGAATTAATGATCCGTATTACGTGTTCTACAGCAGTATAAGTATAGGTCCGCAGAGTGGAGTAATTGAAGCTGTTGAGAATGGATTTAACGTAGGTAACATTACTTCAATTACTGTAGAACTAAATGGTATGAACGAGTCAATAGTATTATCACCACTAAATGTTAGTAAATTATTAATATCAAGTAACTTAGGTGAAGTATCTCAATGCAGCCCATTATTTACAACTACACTATTCAACATATCCGCGTTAGCTTCACTATTAGGTTTACCAAACGCAGCTGCTCTAAATGGAAGCTATTTATATGTAACCTATCACGATATAATCAGTGGAGCTTATGTGACAAACAGGACCTTACTGGTGGTTGGTCAATTCTACGTGATGCCACCAACTACTCCAGGTTCGGTTGAATGGATATTAACTGCAAAGTACATTAATGCTACAACGGGTATTCCAGTTGAGATAAGCTATGCTGTAGTGCAACAGCCAAGTGCTAAGGTAGTTGATATAAACGCAGCTAATGCAAGCATTACACAAATACAAGTAACTGGTGTGAAGATTGTTAGCAAGTACGCTACTGTGACAGTTATGTATAATCCAAGTAATGCAAGCACAATCGTATACATGAACGGTATGTTTGTAGCTTCATATGGTGGTAATCTAATATCTTCGCTATCAGAGACGTCAACATTTGGAGTATATTACGGAGCAGTAGTTAACTTATATGTAGCGACTGGTACATTAAGTAGTCCTAACGGAACAATGTATGTAGTATTAGGATCTCATAAAGTTGCAGTAGGTACTGCTAATCTATACACTTACGCTGGATACCACTTCGGTCCATACACAGCCCTACCACTAGTATCTAATGTAACATTTACAGTACAAGACCCAGTAACTCATGCGACACTCACTGGTCAAACCACCTTAGGTGCATTTAACAACACTCCAATTAGGTTAGCTCCATTAGGTGTATCAATACCTCAAACTGCCCAATATAAAGTGTTCTACTACTATAGCACACCTTTAGTATTAAGCCCAACAAGTCAGTACATAGTGTTGTCTGTGACAAGTGTTATATCCTATCCATATCCATTCTACATAGAAACTGTATCGTTCTTAGGTTATAACGTAACTACTGGAACTCCAGTGCCTGGCACTCCAGCATTCCAGACAGTATATTCGCCATCCTTAGGTCCTGGTGTAGTATTACAAGTACCTGTTCAGTCATATCAGTTCATAAGCTTATCGACTCCAAGTGAGCCTCATACAGTAGTAATGTTTGCAGTGCCGTTTGCAGGCGGTCCAGCAATATCTCTATACCCGACATTCTTAGTATACGCTAATGTGACGGCGATTTCAAGTTAA
- the slaB gene encoding S-layer protein SlaB: protein MVVKKTFVLSTLILISVVALVSTAVYTSGNVTFYSPSVNNQIYYVGKSVTIDAVVPQQFAGQGAVINLFFPNSTLAASIPTTVNATGGIYVPNAYTFPHVIGIWQITVEVTGGVAVGTIDVNVTTPAVAPIILTLQNLAMYENTYPQFIEFANGIITSVVMQNGTVNIMGYVYNSTVGPLSGATVSLTLNIPTVGTKTLSTTTASNGSFMLSFQVPQLSTTLTLISSYLISGSLTVSYGVHTVTYNVFITAIPNYLSVINALNNEVSTLRSEISSLNSTIASLNKSLANANTQISNLQSEITTLNSEIGKLNSTVGSLSTQLSSLSSQYNTLSSQVTALNGKISNLSTSLSTLNGEVASLRSTVSSLTTIAYGGIIAGIIGLIVAIVAIVLVMRRIS, encoded by the coding sequence TTGGTTGTGAAAAAAACATTCGTTTTATCTACCTTGATATTAATTTCAGTTGTAGCGTTAGTGAGTACAGCAGTTTATACATCTGGTAACGTAACTTTTTACAGTCCTAGTGTAAATAATCAAATTTACTATGTTGGAAAATCAGTAACAATTGATGCTGTTGTTCCTCAACAATTTGCTGGTCAAGGAGCTGTTATAAACTTATTCTTCCCTAATTCAACGCTAGCTGCTAGTATTCCTACTACCGTTAATGCTACTGGTGGAATTTATGTGCCCAATGCTTATACATTTCCTCACGTAATAGGAATTTGGCAAATTACTGTTGAAGTTACTGGTGGTGTGGCTGTAGGTACAATTGACGTTAATGTTACAACTCCCGCAGTAGCTCCAATCATATTAACTCTACAAAACTTAGCTATGTATGAGAATACTTACCCACAGTTTATAGAGTTTGCTAATGGTATCATAACTTCAGTGGTTATGCAAAACGGTACTGTGAACATAATGGGTTACGTCTATAATAGTACAGTAGGTCCATTATCTGGTGCTACTGTTTCCTTAACTCTTAATATACCCACTGTTGGGACTAAAACGTTATCTACGACAACTGCTTCAAACGGGTCGTTCATGTTAAGTTTCCAAGTTCCTCAATTATCAACCACTTTAACGCTAATATCTTCCTACTTGATCAGTGGTAGCTTAACGGTATCTTATGGAGTCCATACTGTAACTTATAACGTATTTATAACCGCAATTCCGAACTATCTTAGTGTAATTAATGCGTTAAATAATGAAGTTAGTACGTTAAGGAGTGAGATCTCATCGTTAAATAGCACAATCGCTAGCTTAAATAAGAGTTTAGCTAATGCAAATACTCAGATATCCAATTTACAGAGTGAGATAACCACATTGAATAGCGAAATAGGAAAGTTAAACAGTACTGTAGGATCGCTAAGTACTCAACTTAGCTCACTGTCTTCACAGTATAATACTTTGAGCAGTCAAGTTACTGCACTAAATGGTAAAATAAGCAATCTAAGTACAAGTCTCAGTACTTTAAACGGAGAGGTTGCTAGCTTAAGGAGTACTGTTAGTAGTTTAACTACAATAGCCTATGGCGGAATTATAGCTGGCATAATAGGTCTAATTGTTGCAATAGTAGCCATAGTACTAGTAATGAGGAGAATAAGTTAA
- a CDS encoding tRNA(Met) cytidine acetyltransferase TmcA, which produces MFENYFMDAVKGYYRHLAIIESQDPLEKINSLIDDYLKVNKKPRVIYGFHPWLDNSKDRMKELKKRFENFLDIDYSNSEKYLGQSADLVILDAMDDFRPNYIARFVDMTKGGGIAIIYSDNILEGKLYKKSLTRYGVVKDLFEARFIELAKRYRGIIFFQGNDRITFTPYSSNETHKPYKKIPKSPKVSMELHELCLSSDQNKVLEESLFIMNLGKRVLVITAARGRGKSASIGLFLSYLMSEGNFGSIIVTSPTYYSSQEIFKFIIRGLEALNVKYKVITSRDGKIMKISTRDSRVKWVSPDLAKNEEGDLIVIDEAAAMGIEFLDYIVRSWDKVILVTTIHGYEGSGKAFLKYVDKLKGKVLLKNIKMDYPIRYAKGDPIEKFLFDVFLLDAEPHEVEYNGKLKIVEVPQEELFRDDDLLKSVYGILVTAHYRNSPDDLMLLGDMAFQKVIVGYSSENPVAVCQVVYEGGLTDKQIWDISNGLKNEGHLIPHRLIKYMRALDFGKLKGWRIMRIAVSPENQGKGIGSRVIEEVIKMAKGVDWIGSSFVADYSVLRFWIKNGFLPVYLSSIKNEELNGYSVIVIKALSERTKEFVVKLSSLLKDKLLRTSHQVYYNLNPQLIVLLLRNTYSERIEGEVPDLYVDKIKAYTEGKVPYNVIAEAAHFLVTKHFLELKADLSIEAEASLVARVLQGKSWYHAGLMLGLSSREVEDNVKQSLGVLLETYT; this is translated from the coding sequence ATGTTTGAAAATTACTTCATGGATGCGGTAAAGGGTTATTATAGGCATTTAGCGATAATTGAATCTCAAGATCCTTTAGAGAAGATTAATTCATTAATTGATGACTATTTAAAGGTTAACAAGAAGCCAAGGGTTATATACGGCTTTCATCCTTGGCTCGACAATTCAAAAGATAGAATGAAAGAGCTGAAAAAGAGATTTGAAAACTTTCTCGACATAGATTACTCCAATTCAGAGAAATATCTTGGGCAAAGCGCGGATTTGGTAATATTAGACGCAATGGATGATTTTAGGCCTAACTACATTGCTAGATTCGTTGACATGACTAAGGGAGGAGGTATAGCGATAATCTACAGCGATAACATCCTAGAGGGTAAGTTGTATAAGAAGTCTTTGACCAGGTATGGTGTTGTTAAAGATCTGTTTGAAGCTAGGTTTATTGAACTGGCTAAGAGATATAGAGGGATCATTTTCTTTCAAGGAAATGATAGGATAACTTTTACACCGTATTCCTCAAATGAAACTCACAAACCATACAAGAAAATACCTAAAAGTCCTAAAGTTTCGATGGAGCTTCATGAGCTTTGTCTATCTTCTGACCAGAACAAGGTTCTTGAGGAATCCTTGTTCATTATGAATCTAGGGAAAAGAGTTTTAGTAATAACTGCAGCAAGGGGTAGGGGTAAGAGTGCATCCATAGGTTTGTTTTTGTCTTATTTAATGAGTGAGGGAAATTTTGGTAGTATTATAGTAACTTCCCCAACGTACTATTCTTCACAAGAGATATTCAAATTCATAATTAGAGGGTTAGAAGCTCTAAATGTTAAGTATAAGGTAATCACATCAAGGGATGGTAAGATAATGAAGATATCTACAAGGGATTCCAGGGTAAAATGGGTTTCTCCGGACTTAGCTAAAAATGAGGAGGGTGATTTAATAGTTATAGATGAGGCAGCTGCTATGGGTATAGAGTTTTTAGACTATATCGTGAGATCTTGGGATAAGGTAATCTTGGTTACTACTATTCACGGTTATGAGGGTTCTGGGAAGGCATTTTTAAAGTACGTTGATAAACTGAAGGGTAAGGTTCTTTTGAAGAATATAAAGATGGATTATCCTATTAGGTATGCTAAGGGTGATCCTATTGAGAAGTTCTTATTTGATGTATTCTTATTGGATGCTGAACCGCATGAAGTTGAATATAATGGTAAGTTGAAAATAGTTGAGGTTCCTCAAGAGGAATTGTTTCGAGATGATGATTTGCTTAAGAGCGTTTATGGAATATTGGTTACTGCTCATTATAGGAATTCCCCTGATGATTTAATGCTTTTAGGCGATATGGCTTTCCAAAAGGTTATAGTAGGTTATTCATCTGAGAATCCTGTGGCAGTTTGTCAAGTTGTCTATGAGGGAGGTCTAACTGATAAGCAAATATGGGATATTTCCAATGGGTTAAAGAATGAGGGGCATTTGATTCCTCATAGGCTTATAAAGTACATGAGGGCTTTAGATTTCGGTAAGTTGAAGGGTTGGAGGATAATGAGGATTGCTGTTTCTCCGGAAAATCAAGGTAAGGGTATAGGGAGTAGAGTTATCGAAGAGGTTATTAAGATGGCGAAGGGAGTTGATTGGATTGGATCTTCATTTGTTGCAGATTACTCCGTTTTACGATTTTGGATAAAGAACGGATTTTTGCCGGTTTATTTATCCTCTATTAAGAATGAGGAACTTAATGGTTATTCGGTGATTGTGATTAAGGCTTTAAGCGAGAGAACTAAGGAGTTTGTTGTTAAACTTTCCAGTTTATTGAAGGATAAGCTATTGAGAACTTCTCATCAAGTCTATTATAATTTGAATCCTCAACTTATTGTTCTATTATTAAGGAATACTTACAGTGAAAGGATAGAGGGAGAGGTTCCAGATCTATATGTTGATAAGATTAAGGCTTATACTGAAGGTAAGGTTCCATATAATGTCATCGCTGAAGCTGCACATTTCTTAGTTACTAAACATTTTTTAGAACTTAAAGCCGATTTAAGTATAGAAGCCGAGGCTTCACTAGTAGCTAGAGTTTTACAAGGTAAAAGTTGGTATCATGCAGGTTTAATGTTAGGTTTGAGTAGTAGGGAAGTTGAAGATAATGTTAAGCAGAGTTTAGGGGTTTTGTTAGAAACTTATACTTAG
- a CDS encoding class I SAM-dependent methyltransferase: protein MSHEYIIFEVINGIPLTLLSSPGIFSKKELDLGTRILLENIKVAENGTVADVGCGYGPIGIYLALKNPNLKVYMVDVNYIAIKLAKKNAKLNGVENRTIIVKSDIFDNIPIDVKFTAIYSNPPLSKGVDFLKKLEAEAYDRLVEKGFIQLIAYKGEENIEKIFSKRFKIESIKRKKGYSLITIVKD, encoded by the coding sequence ATGAGTCATGAGTACATAATTTTTGAAGTAATTAACGGTATACCTCTAACCCTTCTATCCTCACCGGGGATATTTTCAAAAAAGGAACTAGATTTGGGAACAAGGATACTTTTGGAAAACATAAAAGTAGCGGAAAACGGAACTGTAGCAGACGTTGGTTGTGGCTACGGACCCATAGGAATCTACCTAGCATTGAAAAATCCTAACCTTAAGGTCTACATGGTAGATGTCAACTACATTGCAATTAAGCTGGCTAAGAAAAATGCAAAACTTAATGGGGTTGAAAATAGGACAATAATAGTGAAATCAGATATCTTTGATAACATTCCTATCGACGTTAAATTTACCGCAATTTATTCTAACCCTCCTCTTTCTAAAGGAGTAGATTTTCTAAAGAAGCTTGAAGCCGAAGCCTATGATAGATTAGTTGAAAAGGGATTCATACAGTTGATAGCATATAAGGGTGAAGAAAATATAGAGAAAATATTCAGTAAAAGATTTAAAATTGAATCCATAAAGAGAAAAAAAGGATATTCCTTAATAACAATAGTTAAAGATTAA
- a CDS encoding RNA-guided pseudouridylation complex pseudouridine synthase subunit Cbf5: protein MLPIGIENATKIMNYISKGGKEYVCVMQVHCEYNKEELAKIISSFKGEIYQRPPVRSSVKRRLRIRRIYDIEILDMDKKLVLLRVNCDSGTYMRKLCHDIGIIYGCGAHMRELRRTRSGIFTESTNLVKLHELSEAIYLYKNCKDETELRRVLIPMEFATCEIPKIVIEDSAVNALAYGAQLAVPGVVAYQNFKKNDTVAVLTLKGELVATGNALMDSEELENAKKGIVVNLSRVFMQRDIYPKAWKKHES, encoded by the coding sequence GTGTTACCAATAGGAATAGAGAACGCAACTAAAATAATGAACTATATAAGTAAAGGAGGAAAAGAGTACGTATGTGTAATGCAAGTTCACTGTGAATACAATAAAGAGGAATTGGCAAAGATAATAAGTTCATTTAAAGGAGAAATATACCAACGACCACCAGTTAGATCATCAGTCAAAAGGAGACTAAGAATTAGAAGAATATATGATATAGAAATTCTAGACATGGACAAGAAGTTAGTATTACTTAGAGTAAACTGTGACTCCGGGACGTACATGAGAAAATTATGTCATGATATAGGAATAATTTACGGTTGTGGAGCTCATATGAGAGAGCTAAGAAGAACTAGATCCGGGATTTTCACAGAATCCACAAATCTAGTGAAATTACACGAACTTTCTGAAGCAATATACTTATACAAGAACTGCAAAGACGAAACAGAACTAAGAAGAGTACTTATACCAATGGAATTCGCAACTTGTGAAATTCCAAAAATTGTAATAGAAGACTCAGCTGTAAACGCATTAGCTTATGGTGCGCAACTAGCAGTACCTGGAGTAGTAGCTTATCAGAACTTTAAAAAGAACGATACAGTCGCAGTATTAACGCTTAAAGGGGAATTAGTAGCGACAGGCAACGCACTAATGGACAGCGAAGAATTGGAAAACGCAAAAAAGGGAATAGTAGTCAACTTAAGTAGAGTTTTTATGCAGAGAGATATATATCCAAAAGCATGGAAAAAACATGAGTCATGA
- a CDS encoding tRNA pseudouridine synthase A, producing MILNDFIYKIDNFCGYKNEWKIRKDSETSDKYGYYPEKRPIEIHIKNSIINLDKPPGPTSHEVAYWVKKMLNVTKAGHGGTLEPIHWAG from the coding sequence ATGATTTTAAATGATTTTATTTACAAAATAGATAATTTTTGTGGATATAAAAATGAATGGAAGATAAGGAAGGATAGTGAAACATCAGATAAATACGGATATTATCCAGAAAAAAGACCAATAGAGATACATATCAAAAACTCAATAATAAACCTTGATAAACCTCCAGGGCCCACGAGCCATGAAGTAGCGTATTGGGTTAAAAAGATGTTAAACGTTACCAAAGCAGGACATGGGGGGACCCTAGAGCCCATTCATTGGGCGGGGTAA
- a CDS encoding 50S ribosomal protein L14e: MPAIEVGRICVKVKGREAGSKCVIVDIIDDNFVLVTGPKDITGVKRRRVNILHLEPTDKKIDIQKGASDEEVKKKLEESNLTEYMKEKIKIRMPTL, encoded by the coding sequence ATGCCCGCAATAGAAGTTGGAAGAATTTGTGTAAAAGTAAAAGGAAGAGAAGCTGGAAGCAAATGCGTAATAGTAGACATAATAGATGACAATTTCGTATTAGTCACCGGACCAAAAGACATAACTGGCGTTAAGAGAAGAAGGGTTAACATTCTTCACTTAGAACCAACTGATAAGAAAATTGATATACAGAAAGGAGCTTCGGATGAGGAAGTAAAGAAGAAATTAGAGGAGTCCAACTTAACAGAGTACATGAAGGAGAAAATAAAGATTAGGATGCCAACATTGTGA